Sequence from the Ancalomicrobiaceae bacterium S20 genome:
CACTTCGTTCTGCGACGTACGTCCGTCGCGGTGTTGTTACGACGCGCGTCCGTCGCGGTCGCACCACCGGCCTCGCTTCGCGGCGCTGCACTCTAACCAACCCCTTCCGGCCGCACCAGTTCTGATCACGACGGAAATGCTGCGCCGGCTGCATGGCGGGCAGGGCGAATGCGAGGAGCGGCGCAGGGACGCAGGGGCGGCGGAGGGGGGCCCCGCAATCTCCGGCGGGGAGCAGTGTCGATGGTCGGGCGCTGCCGTCGAAGGTTTCGCCGTCAGCCGGTCACGTGCAGGGACTCGATGCTTGCTGCGCGTTCCTCAGCACAGCCCCGCCTGCCGAAGCAGGTTGTAGGCCTCGATCACCTGCTGGAGGCGGCCTTCGGTCGAGCGGTCGCCGCCGTTGGCGTCGGGGTGGTGGCGCTTCACCAGTTCCTTGTAGCGGGTCTTGATGTCCTGCGCGGTGGCGGTTTCCGGCAGGTCCATGGTCTCCAGCGCGCGCGCTTCGAGCCGCTTCAGCTTGCGGCGCGGCTCGGGCACGGCTTCGGCACGGAAGCGCCGGGCGCGGAAGTAGAGCCGCGCCGAAGCCGCCTGTCGGGCCCAGGAGGCGCGCTCCTCGGTTACATCCTCGGCGCGGCGCGGGCCGGCGCCGGGGTTCATGCCCATGGCCCAGGTCGGCCGATGACCGGTCGCGGCGTCCTTCTGGTAGGCCGCGACGGCATCCTCGGGGAGACCGGAGAAGTAGTTGTAGGTCTTGTTGTACAGCCGGACGTGGTCCATGCAGAATTTGTAATACTCACCCTCCCGGTGCCGCCCCTTCGGCGCCGGGTGAGTGCCCGCGTTCTCGCATCCTTCCCATTCGCACGGAGGCTCCTGATCGCGCAGGATTTTCTCGACGTCGGGCTTGATGCGGATGCGGTCGAACAGTTTTGAATCGAGTTTCATCGCGCGGAGTATGGGTGCTTCGGGGAGGGGGGACAAGGCGCCCGGCCGGCA
This genomic interval carries:
- a CDS encoding DnaJ domain-containing protein codes for the protein MDHVRLYNKTYNYFSGLPEDAVAAYQKDAATGHRPTWAMGMNPGAGPRRAEDVTEERASWARQAASARLYFRARRFRAEAVPEPRRKLKRLEARALETMDLPETATAQDIKTRYKELVKRHHPDANGGDRSTEGRLQQVIEAYNLLRQAGLC